A genomic window from Algoriphagus sp. Y33 includes:
- a CDS encoding glycosyltransferase family 4 protein: MKLAYIGTYPPRECGIGTFTQNLTKSMLGVDKFGGRNNEVVVVAMNDSGQNYVYPTEVKLQIQQEQQSDYLEAANFINLSGSDVCILEHEFGIFGGLSGVYILPLLHRLDIPCIVTLHTILETPSYNEKAILKEICKMADKVVVMSHKAILFLTTIYDVAQEKIVLIEHGVPDIHFDRAESKRDFKLTKKKVILTFGFIGRNKGIETVIQALPEVINSHPDALYIVLGKTHPNVLRHAGEEYRTYLQLLIKNLNLQSHVLMLNEFIGEIELFKYLSACDIYITPYLNEAQITSGTLSYAMGAGCAVVSTPYWHAAELLTEDRGRLFDFGDIAGLASTLNHLFDHPETLRQIQSNAYEHGKNVTWPKVGKKYLHLCNSLLSFPKQPVDKKETVIDLLLLPAFSLTHIKRLTDDTGIIQHAKFGIPNLKEGYCLDDNARALLMVSMTYKQKKDEQALEFMPVYLSYIHYMQNKDGSFRNFLSFNRNFLDEVGSEDSFGRTIWSLGYLIGNAPNDAYYQTGKLVFFDALPNFDKLKSIRSIANTIIGICYYLKTNSSDEPMMGVLKNLTDKLIAQYNLNHSENWKWFELLLAYDNGILPLALLHSAQIIPDREVIKVAMASMEFLEEHTLKDGTLSVIGNDKWFAKDGERSFFAQQPIDAMAMVLMFHQAFLLTGTKEYLNKLFDSFMWFLGENDLRMSLYDFETKGCCDGFENYGINRNQGAESSLAYLISHLTVLQAYEEFYQADLLKTWEKEPSFQEL; encoded by the coding sequence ATGAAACTAGCTTACATAGGTACTTATCCTCCACGGGAATGTGGAATAGGCACATTTACCCAAAACCTGACAAAATCCATGTTGGGTGTTGATAAATTTGGGGGGCGAAACAACGAGGTAGTAGTTGTGGCAATGAATGACAGTGGCCAAAATTACGTCTATCCAACGGAGGTGAAACTTCAAATTCAGCAGGAGCAGCAGAGTGATTACTTGGAAGCGGCAAATTTTATCAATTTAAGCGGTTCGGATGTTTGTATTTTAGAGCATGAGTTTGGGATTTTTGGGGGATTAAGTGGAGTTTATATTTTGCCGCTTTTGCATCGCTTGGATATACCCTGCATTGTAACGCTTCATACAATTTTGGAAACACCCTCTTATAACGAGAAAGCAATCCTTAAGGAAATCTGCAAAATGGCTGATAAAGTGGTTGTGATGAGCCATAAAGCCATACTTTTTTTAACAACAATCTATGATGTGGCTCAGGAGAAAATTGTTTTGATAGAGCACGGCGTTCCGGATATACATTTTGACAGGGCTGAGTCAAAAAGAGATTTTAAACTGACCAAGAAAAAAGTAATTCTCACATTTGGTTTTATCGGCCGCAACAAAGGGATTGAAACTGTCATTCAGGCCTTGCCCGAAGTTATTAACAGTCATCCGGATGCACTTTACATCGTGCTGGGCAAAACCCATCCTAACGTATTGAGACATGCAGGTGAAGAGTACCGCACCTACTTGCAGTTACTTATCAAAAACCTCAATCTTCAGTCTCATGTGCTGATGCTTAATGAGTTTATCGGTGAGATTGAGCTATTTAAGTATTTGAGTGCCTGTGATATTTACATCACCCCTTATCTCAATGAAGCCCAAATTACCAGCGGAACTCTTTCTTATGCCATGGGAGCCGGATGCGCTGTGGTTTCCACGCCTTATTGGCATGCTGCAGAATTACTTACGGAAGATAGGGGAAGACTTTTTGATTTTGGCGATATAGCGGGACTGGCCTCGACATTAAATCACTTATTTGATCATCCCGAAACGTTACGGCAGATTCAGTCCAATGCCTATGAACATGGGAAAAATGTTACTTGGCCAAAAGTCGGTAAAAAGTACCTACACCTTTGCAACAGTTTGCTTTCCTTTCCAAAGCAGCCGGTGGACAAAAAGGAAACTGTGATCGATTTGCTTTTGCTTCCCGCTTTTTCACTTACGCATATCAAAAGACTGACGGATGATACCGGGATTATCCAACATGCAAAATTCGGGATCCCCAATCTAAAAGAGGGCTATTGCCTGGATGATAATGCACGTGCGCTATTGATGGTTTCGATGACCTATAAGCAGAAAAAAGATGAGCAGGCATTAGAGTTTATGCCTGTGTACCTTAGTTACATCCACTACATGCAAAACAAAGATGGGAGCTTTAGAAATTTCCTGAGTTTCAACCGCAATTTTCTGGATGAAGTAGGGTCTGAAGATTCTTTTGGAAGAACGATTTGGTCCTTGGGATATCTGATAGGCAATGCTCCCAACGATGCCTATTATCAAACCGGTAAACTTGTGTTTTTTGATGCATTGCCTAACTTCGACAAACTTAAATCCATACGAAGTATCGCCAATACAATTATTGGGATATGTTATTACTTAAAAACGAATTCTTCTGACGAGCCGATGATGGGGGTATTGAAGAACTTGACCGATAAACTAATAGCCCAATATAACCTGAACCATTCGGAGAACTGGAAGTGGTTTGAGTTGTTGCTTGCTTATGACAACGGGATATTACCTCTGGCACTGTTGCATTCCGCTCAAATAATACCGGATCGGGAGGTGATTAAAGTTGCTATGGCTTCCATGGAGTTCCTCGAAGAACACACCTTGAAAGACGGTACACTGTCAGTGATAGGAAATGATAAGTGGTTTGCCAAAGACGGGGAGCGATCCTTCTTTGCCCAACAGCCCATTGATGCCATGGCAATGGTATTAATGTTCCATCAGGCCTTTTTACTTACCGGCACGAAGGAATACCTGAACAAACTCTTTGATTCTTTTATGTGGTTTTTGGGTGAAAATGATTTGCGTATGAGTCTCTATGATTTTGAGACTAAGGGCTGTTGTGATGGTTTTGAGAATTACGGAATCAATCGTAATCAAGGGGCGGAGAGCTCACTGGCCTATCTTATATCTCATTTGACAGTACTTCAGGCCTATGAGGAATTTTATCAGGCCGATTTATTAAAGACCTGGGAGAAAGAGCCCTCATTCCAAGAGCTATGA
- a CDS encoding glycosyltransferase family 4 protein: MRIAVLSPIAWRTPPESYGPWEQVASTITEALVKKGHEVSLFASGDSITAAKLEAVCKLPYEMDRSCDPKVMECLHISSLMEQADDFDIIHNHFDFLPLTYSKLIKTPMITTIHGFSSPKIIPVYKKYNASSAYISISNTDRSSELTYLDTIYHGVDPSLFTFQKTKEGYLLYFGRIHPEKGLDKAITIAEKANMPLKIAGLIQDEHYFKTQIEAHINGVSIQYLGNLGKEDRDLVLRGAKALLHPISFEEPFGLSVLEAMMCGTPVIAFSRGSMPELIADGVSGYLVHSVAEAAEAVNNLDQLSPEMCRTHAVKNFSRDCMIQSYEKAYERVVEGRS, encoded by the coding sequence ATGAGAATTGCTGTTTTATCTCCAATAGCTTGGAGAACACCCCCCGAAAGCTACGGACCTTGGGAACAGGTAGCATCTACGATAACTGAAGCCTTGGTGAAAAAGGGGCACGAAGTGAGTCTTTTTGCGAGTGGGGATTCAATTACTGCTGCAAAGTTGGAAGCAGTCTGTAAATTGCCTTATGAAATGGATCGCTCCTGCGATCCTAAAGTTATGGAGTGCCTGCACATCAGTAGCTTGATGGAGCAGGCAGATGATTTTGACATCATCCATAATCATTTTGATTTTCTTCCGCTTACCTATTCCAAGTTGATCAAAACGCCTATGATTACGACCATTCACGGCTTCTCTTCTCCTAAAATCATCCCGGTATACAAAAAATACAATGCTTCATCAGCCTATATTTCAATTTCAAATACTGATAGAAGTAGTGAATTAACCTATTTGGATACCATTTATCATGGCGTAGATCCGTCACTATTTACCTTCCAAAAGACCAAGGAAGGATATTTATTGTATTTTGGCAGAATACATCCGGAGAAAGGCTTGGATAAAGCGATCACGATAGCTGAAAAAGCCAACATGCCCCTAAAAATTGCGGGTCTCATTCAGGATGAACATTATTTTAAAACACAGATCGAAGCTCATATAAATGGAGTTTCCATCCAGTATTTGGGTAATCTGGGCAAGGAAGACAGGGATTTGGTCTTACGAGGCGCCAAGGCATTACTTCATCCTATCTCATTTGAAGAGCCCTTCGGATTAAGCGTTCTCGAGGCGATGATGTGTGGCACCCCTGTTATTGCATTTTCACGGGGCAGCATGCCGGAGTTAATAGCTGACGGTGTTTCCGGCTATTTGGTTCACTCTGTGGCAGAAGCGGCAGAAGCCGTGAACAACCTTGACCAACTTAGTCCTGAAATGTGCAGAACTCACGCAGTGAAGAATTTCAGCAGGGATTGTATGATACAATCCTACGAAAAGGCTTATGAAAGAGTAGTGGAAGGAAGATCGTAA